Proteins from one Hydrogenivirga caldilitoris genomic window:
- the uvrB gene encoding excinuclease ABC subunit UvrB encodes MKTVPGRFELKTKLKPAGDQPRAIEELLDNLERGVREQVLLGATGTGKTYTIANVIANYNKPTLVVVHNKILAAQLYREFKELFPDNAVEFFISYYDYYQPEAYIPEKDLYIEKDASINEVLERYRHSATISVLERRDVIVVASVSCIYGLGSPEHYESMRIRVSKGSALNLTKFVRKLVELGYERNDYAYKRATFSVKGDAVEVIPSEAEDYTVRIELWDDEVERIVLLDTLNRHQIKELNEVSFFPASHYIAPRPTVEKALEEIERDLRERVDWFRRQGKHVEAQRLYQRTMYDIEMIRELGHCKGIENYSRYFDGRQPGEPPFTLLDYFPEDFLLVVDESHMTVPQIRAMYNGDRSRKEKLVEYGWRLPSALDNRPLKFEEFLERINQVIYVSATPGDWEIERSHGVIVEQIVRPTGLVDPEVEVRPTKNQLEDLVKEIQDRVRRNERALVLTTTKRLAEEVADYLTERRIKATYMHSELDAIERARIVKELREGSVHVVVGVNLLREGLDLPEVSLVAILEADKEGFLRSYTSLIQTIGRAARNINGKAILYADRITRSIEKAIEETNRRRSKQQRYNQEHGITPRSIVKPIKELLALEELDYVKLPIKLPRGIKTEEDLIKRIEKLEKEMWEAAKNWEFERAAKLRDEIKSLRGYLNLN; translated from the coding sequence ATGAAGACCGTCCCCGGAAGATTTGAATTGAAGACCAAGCTCAAGCCTGCAGGAGACCAGCCAAGGGCAATAGAGGAGCTACTGGATAACCTTGAGAGGGGTGTAAGGGAACAGGTTCTCCTTGGAGCCACGGGTACAGGGAAAACATACACTATAGCCAACGTAATAGCTAACTACAATAAGCCTACCCTTGTGGTGGTTCACAACAAGATACTTGCGGCGCAACTTTACAGAGAGTTCAAAGAACTCTTCCCGGACAACGCAGTGGAGTTCTTCATATCCTACTACGACTACTACCAGCCGGAGGCTTACATACCCGAGAAAGACCTGTACATTGAGAAGGATGCAAGCATAAACGAAGTTCTTGAAAGATACAGACACTCAGCAACTATATCTGTCTTAGAGAGAAGGGACGTTATAGTGGTTGCTTCCGTTTCCTGCATATACGGTCTTGGCTCACCAGAACATTATGAGAGTATGAGGATAAGGGTCAGTAAAGGTTCCGCTTTGAATCTTACCAAATTTGTGAGGAAACTTGTAGAGCTGGGGTACGAGAGGAACGATTATGCCTACAAGAGAGCCACCTTCTCTGTTAAGGGCGATGCGGTAGAGGTAATACCCTCGGAGGCTGAGGACTACACGGTCAGAATAGAGCTCTGGGACGATGAGGTTGAGAGGATAGTCCTACTGGACACCCTAAACAGACATCAGATAAAGGAACTTAACGAGGTCTCTTTCTTCCCGGCGTCTCACTATATAGCCCCCAGACCTACGGTTGAGAAAGCCCTTGAGGAGATAGAGAGAGACCTGAGGGAGAGGGTTGACTGGTTCAGGAGACAGGGTAAGCATGTTGAGGCTCAGAGGCTCTATCAGAGAACCATGTACGACATAGAGATGATAAGGGAACTTGGACACTGCAAAGGTATAGAGAACTACTCAAGGTATTTTGACGGACGTCAACCCGGAGAGCCACCCTTTACGCTACTGGATTACTTCCCAGAGGATTTTCTCCTCGTCGTTGATGAGTCCCATATGACTGTACCCCAGATAAGGGCGATGTACAACGGTGACAGGTCTCGTAAGGAAAAGCTTGTTGAGTACGGTTGGAGACTCCCCTCAGCCCTTGACAACAGACCTTTGAAGTTTGAAGAGTTCCTTGAGAGGATAAACCAGGTGATATACGTGTCTGCAACTCCTGGAGACTGGGAGATAGAGAGAAGTCACGGGGTTATAGTTGAGCAGATAGTCCGTCCTACAGGTCTTGTTGACCCAGAGGTTGAAGTGAGACCGACCAAGAACCAGCTGGAAGACCTCGTCAAGGAGATACAGGATAGGGTTAGGAGGAACGAGCGTGCCCTCGTACTCACGACCACAAAAAGGCTCGCCGAGGAAGTGGCTGACTATTTAACCGAAAGAAGAATTAAAGCCACCTATATGCACTCTGAGCTTGACGCTATAGAGAGGGCAAGGATAGTGAAGGAACTTCGGGAGGGCTCCGTTCATGTGGTTGTTGGTGTAAACCTCCTCAGAGAGGGACTTGACCTTCCGGAGGTATCTCTGGTTGCTATACTGGAGGCTGATAAGGAGGGTTTCCTTAGGAGCTACACCTCGCTTATACAGACCATCGGCAGGGCTGCGAGGAATATAAATGGAAAGGCTATCCTTTACGCTGACAGAATTACAAGGTCAATAGAAAAAGCCATAGAGGAAACAAACAGGAGAAGAAGCAAGCAACAGAGATATAACCAGGAGCATGGCATAACCCCCAGGAGCATAGTGAAACCCATAAAGGAGCTGCTTGCTCTTGAGGAACTTGATTACGTCAAGCTTCCCATAAAGCTTCCGAGAGGTATAAAAACTGAAGAAGACCTTATAAAGAGAATTGAGAAACTTGAAAAGGAGATGTGGGAGGCGGCAAAGAACTGGGAGTTTGAAAGGGCTGCAAAACTTAGGGATGAGATAAAGAGTTTACGGGGTTACCTTAACCTCAATTGA
- a CDS encoding NIL domain-containing protein yields the protein MNMVRLQLIYPEELVKEPVLCMVCKNFDVVLNIRTAKVTQDTGILTVEMDGEAEEIEKAIKFIEERGISVQPIEGQIFME from the coding sequence ATGAATATGGTAAGGCTTCAGCTGATATACCCGGAGGAGCTTGTTAAGGAGCCCGTTCTCTGTATGGTATGTAAAAACTTTGATGTGGTTTTAAACATAAGGACAGCGAAGGTTACCCAGGATACAGGCATACTTACAGTGGAAATGGACGGTGAAGCTGAAGAGATAGAGAAAGCTATAAAGTTCATTGAGGAAAGGGGTATAAGCGTTCAGCCCATAGAAGGTCAGATATTTATGGAGTAA
- a CDS encoding SDR family NAD(P)-dependent oxidoreductase, translating into MKVLVTGSAGFIGWKVCEVLLDTGYEVVGVDNLNDYYDPSVKLWRLRQLENREGFKFYELDIEDYKALERLFSCERFDAVINEAARAGVRYSMENPHVYISTNVAGTLNLLELMKKQGIKKFVLASTSSLYAGQPMPFKEELPVNTPISPYAASKKAAEVLSYTYHYLYGIDVAVLRYFTVYGPAGRPDMSPFRFIYWVMKGEPIQLYGDGSQVRDFTYVDDIANGTVKALSVKGYEIINLGNNTPHKLTYMIELIERFTGRKAKINFGEFHKADMKETWADITKAKNILGWEPKTSLEEGIERTVRWFEDNWDWIESIRV; encoded by the coding sequence ATGAAAGTCTTGGTTACAGGTAGCGCCGGTTTTATAGGCTGGAAGGTCTGCGAGGTTCTTCTGGATACTGGATACGAGGTTGTGGGTGTTGACAATCTCAATGACTATTATGACCCGAGTGTAAAACTCTGGAGGTTAAGACAGCTTGAGAATAGAGAGGGTTTTAAGTTTTATGAGTTAGACATAGAGGACTACAAAGCGCTTGAAAGACTCTTTTCTTGCGAAAGGTTTGATGCGGTTATAAACGAAGCTGCCAGAGCAGGAGTAAGGTACTCTATGGAAAACCCGCACGTTTACATAAGCACCAACGTTGCAGGCACCCTTAACCTCCTTGAGCTCATGAAAAAACAGGGCATAAAAAAATTTGTTCTCGCTTCAACCTCATCCCTTTATGCGGGACAGCCGATGCCTTTTAAGGAAGAGCTACCCGTAAACACACCCATATCACCTTACGCAGCTTCAAAGAAAGCTGCCGAAGTTCTCTCCTATACCTACCACTACCTCTACGGTATAGATGTGGCTGTACTCAGGTACTTTACCGTTTACGGTCCTGCGGGCAGACCAGATATGAGTCCTTTCAGATTTATATACTGGGTTATGAAAGGGGAACCCATACAACTTTACGGGGACGGTTCACAGGTAAGAGACTTTACCTACGTGGATGACATTGCCAATGGTACTGTAAAAGCTTTAAGCGTAAAGGGCTATGAAATAATAAATCTGGGAAATAATACTCCTCATAAGCTCACGTATATGATAGAGCTTATAGAGAGGTTCACAGGTAGGAAAGCGAAGATAAATTTTGGAGAGTTTCACAAGGCTGACATGAAAGAAACATGGGCGGACATAACAAAAGCGAAAAATATATTGGGCTGGGAGCCAAAAACCTCTTTAGAGGAAGGCATTGAGAGAACGGTAAGGTGGTTTGAGGATAACTGGGACTGGATTGAGAGCATCAGGGTATAG
- a CDS encoding sigma 54-interacting transcriptional regulator, whose product MRLAPRIPFKRVIYVKCRNGWLKASGEDISLFGVKFSLERWEECEDKDWVKLRIKFNGSEATLNGKIYRKENSIRGVVLFNEDDSFLSKTVGRIITTRIKDSRTCPYCKSQVNDDDDVECPNCHMPLDFTKVDLIKALRRIKLGDILSGKVPDLIKGQICQEEKVEFIGTCDCMKKVFDLIRKYALTDYPVLILGETGTGKELTAKAIHEKSPRRNGPFIAINCAAIPKELLEAELFGYEKGAFTGADKQKRGKIEVADGGTLFLDEVGELPLELQAKLLRFLEDLSFERVGGTDRIRANVRVIAATNRNLEELVEKGLFREDLYYRLKVLTIELPPLRERGDDVIVMAKYFLEKFTREQGKEILGFTDDALELIKSYQWPGNVRELINTIRKAIVLTDKKYIDSGDLDIDVEKLSKDISGKGIFNLKEHVEKLERELVEKAFRITGGNISRMASMLGVSRPTIYKLMEKYGLL is encoded by the coding sequence ATGAGACTAGCCCCAAGAATTCCCTTTAAAAGGGTAATCTATGTAAAATGCAGGAATGGGTGGCTTAAAGCTTCTGGGGAGGACATATCTCTATTTGGTGTTAAGTTCAGCCTTGAGAGATGGGAGGAATGTGAAGATAAAGACTGGGTAAAACTTAGGATAAAGTTTAACGGCAGTGAAGCAACCCTAAACGGGAAGATATATAGGAAAGAGAATAGCATTAGGGGTGTGGTTCTTTTCAATGAGGATGATTCCTTCCTTTCTAAGACGGTCGGACGTATAATAACGACCCGCATAAAGGACAGCAGAACCTGTCCGTACTGTAAATCCCAGGTTAATGATGATGATGATGTAGAGTGCCCAAATTGTCATATGCCTCTTGACTTCACAAAAGTTGACCTTATAAAGGCTCTCCGACGTATAAAGTTAGGGGATATACTGTCCGGTAAAGTTCCAGACCTGATAAAGGGACAGATTTGCCAGGAAGAGAAGGTAGAGTTTATAGGTACCTGCGATTGTATGAAGAAGGTCTTTGATCTGATAAGGAAGTATGCCCTTACGGATTATCCTGTTTTGATACTCGGTGAGACGGGAACAGGGAAAGAGCTTACAGCAAAGGCTATTCACGAGAAGAGCCCTCGCCGGAATGGACCCTTTATAGCTATCAACTGTGCAGCTATACCTAAGGAGCTCCTTGAAGCCGAGCTCTTCGGGTACGAGAAGGGAGCCTTTACAGGAGCTGATAAGCAGAAAAGGGGTAAGATAGAGGTTGCGGACGGAGGCACTCTATTCCTAGACGAGGTGGGAGAGCTTCCCCTTGAGCTCCAAGCCAAACTCCTCAGATTTCTGGAAGACCTATCCTTTGAAAGGGTAGGTGGCACTGACAGGATTAGAGCGAACGTTAGGGTAATAGCTGCTACAAACAGAAACCTTGAAGAGCTTGTTGAGAAAGGTCTGTTTAGAGAAGACCTCTACTACAGGCTGAAGGTGTTGACCATTGAACTTCCACCCCTAAGGGAGCGTGGGGACGATGTGATAGTTATGGCAAAGTACTTTCTTGAAAAATTTACAAGAGAGCAGGGTAAAGAGATATTGGGCTTCACCGATGACGCCCTTGAGCTTATAAAGAGTTATCAATGGCCCGGAAATGTAAGAGAACTCATAAACACCATCAGGAAGGCTATAGTCTTAACTGATAAGAAATACATTGATTCTGGAGACCTTGACATAGATGTAGAAAAGCTCTCAAAGGATATAAGCGGTAAAGGTATATTCAACCTGAAGGAGCACGTTGAAAAACTTGAAAGGGAATTGGTTGAAAAGGCTTTCAGGATCACCGGGGGGAATATAAGCAGGATGGCTTCTATGCTTGGTGTGAGCAGACCCACCATCTACAAACTTATGGAAAAGTACGGTCTCCTTTAG
- the bcsS gene encoding cellulose biosynthesis protein BcsS has protein sequence MRNFIIVTAFLVSCSYAQSLSFLSGSEADTKGQSYSYVGLMAEKSVNSKTSLLAKFWGDYLVYKFEQNGTNVRAEAPAFQLSGGVKRRYNAWSFTLWAGWERRDTDVSPNIPGVEVKGMKDSLLAQIEAYGSLGKGYGADFIASYSSATSYLWSRARLKKELNRSLNIGGEVIGQGNKDYSAIQSGLIVELKFYGLSLGLRGGYKNSSKGNSAYAGVELYWGF, from the coding sequence GTGAGAAATTTTATAATCGTCACCGCATTCTTAGTTTCATGCTCTTACGCTCAGTCTCTCAGTTTTTTATCAGGCTCTGAGGCTGATACAAAAGGGCAGTCATACTCCTACGTTGGTTTAATGGCTGAGAAGTCAGTTAACTCAAAAACGTCACTTCTTGCCAAGTTTTGGGGAGACTATCTGGTCTATAAGTTTGAGCAAAACGGTACAAACGTGAGAGCTGAAGCACCTGCCTTTCAACTATCAGGAGGTGTAAAGAGAAGGTACAACGCATGGAGTTTTACCCTATGGGCAGGCTGGGAGAGAAGGGATACCGATGTAAGCCCGAATATACCAGGGGTTGAGGTCAAAGGTATGAAGGATAGCTTACTTGCCCAGATAGAAGCTTACGGTAGCCTTGGAAAAGGCTATGGGGCAGACTTTATAGCAAGCTACAGCTCCGCCACCTCTTACCTGTGGTCAAGGGCAAGGTTGAAAAAGGAACTTAACAGAAGCTTAAATATCGGTGGAGAGGTCATAGGTCAGGGGAACAAGGACTACAGCGCCATTCAAAGCGGACTTATCGTAGAGTTAAAGTTTTATGGTCTGTCCTTAGGGTTGAGAGGCGGTTATAAGAATAGCTCTAAGGGAAACAGTGCCTACGCAGGAGTTGAGCTTTACTGGGGATTCTAA
- a CDS encoding glycosyltransferase gives MRMDIDSLRRALVVVSVGVSLYYLIWRLGTLNKDAMFFSLLVYGAEVYGFLAGLMFFFMVWKFPKREPKSPKAGLKVDVYIPTYNESPDILKKTIQGALAIEYPHKTYVLDDKNRPEIRRLCAELGCEYIARDKNTEGKAGNLNNALQSTEGDFIAIFDADHVPEPDFLHKTLGYFEDEKVAFVQTPQDFYNIDSYEHRVAKGKLWHEESLFYKVILRGKDRINSAFFCGSCAVIRREALKSIGGFATGTVTEDIHTAIRLHAKGWKSVYHPETLAYGVAPSTFSPYRTQRERWGKGAMQILFSKENPIFRRGLSLPQRISYLASMTTYFDGFQKAIYYTAPAVVLLTGIFPISVGLKEFLPVFLPHILLSLWAFDEMSRGHGKFLLLEQYNMARFFTFIKSVFSFLKRKTGFRVTSKENGREVPLREVLPQLGVLSAGAVGILYALVNFKVLPNKDLYVANMFWASLNTGIAGACLFWTLHKRHQRERFRFPANFPAIARIKNTHTAVTVEDLHERGTALLSQIGFERGENIEVQISFKDRKLNLKGEVLYSKKIEESGLFKLGVRFNNITPEEEKVINLFNFRFLLKKYMEKHDKPSNTPISLVVSYLKEKRPKRRTKRLEIHRPGLVFVNGDFVPYTTEDISEQGLRILTYKPIESRYISLKVVSEGEESLVNGEILWSKEINFYGIKAYRYGVVLVQRPSYDFGVQDMQVTT, from the coding sequence ATGCGCATGGATATAGATAGCCTGAGAAGAGCCTTAGTTGTTGTATCGGTAGGAGTTTCCCTTTACTACCTTATCTGGAGACTCGGTACCTTGAACAAGGATGCCATGTTCTTTTCCCTTCTTGTTTACGGAGCTGAGGTTTACGGATTCTTAGCAGGCTTGATGTTCTTCTTCATGGTTTGGAAGTTTCCAAAAAGAGAACCAAAGTCACCAAAGGCTGGTTTAAAGGTTGACGTTTACATACCAACCTACAACGAAAGTCCTGATATACTCAAAAAGACCATACAGGGAGCCCTCGCCATAGAGTACCCTCATAAGACCTACGTCCTTGATGACAAGAACAGACCGGAGATAAGAAGGTTGTGCGCGGAGCTGGGATGTGAATACATAGCCAGGGATAAGAATACGGAAGGGAAAGCCGGCAACCTTAACAACGCACTTCAGAGCACTGAAGGAGACTTCATAGCTATCTTTGATGCCGACCATGTCCCTGAACCGGACTTCCTGCACAAGACCCTCGGATACTTTGAGGATGAAAAGGTAGCTTTCGTTCAAACCCCTCAGGATTTTTACAATATAGATTCCTATGAGCACAGGGTTGCAAAAGGAAAGTTATGGCACGAGGAGTCGCTCTTCTATAAGGTGATACTTAGGGGTAAAGACAGGATAAATTCAGCCTTCTTTTGCGGTAGCTGCGCAGTCATAAGGAGAGAGGCTCTTAAAAGCATAGGCGGTTTTGCCACAGGAACCGTGACGGAGGATATCCACACAGCCATAAGGCTTCATGCAAAAGGGTGGAAGTCGGTGTACCACCCAGAAACCCTCGCTTACGGAGTGGCACCCTCAACTTTCTCTCCCTATAGAACTCAGAGAGAGAGGTGGGGAAAAGGTGCTATGCAAATTCTTTTCAGCAAAGAAAACCCAATTTTTAGAAGGGGATTGAGTCTGCCTCAGAGGATAAGCTACCTTGCCTCTATGACAACTTACTTTGACGGTTTTCAGAAGGCGATATATTACACGGCTCCCGCAGTCGTCTTACTTACTGGGATATTTCCCATAAGTGTCGGCTTGAAAGAGTTTCTACCTGTATTCCTGCCCCACATACTCCTATCCCTGTGGGCTTTTGATGAGATGTCAAGGGGTCATGGAAAGTTTCTGCTCCTTGAACAGTACAACATGGCAAGGTTCTTTACCTTTATAAAATCGGTCTTTAGCTTCCTAAAAAGGAAGACAGGATTCAGGGTAACCAGTAAGGAAAACGGAAGGGAAGTACCTTTAAGGGAAGTTCTGCCACAGCTTGGGGTTCTCAGCGCTGGAGCAGTGGGTATTCTCTACGCCCTCGTGAACTTTAAAGTTCTTCCAAACAAGGACCTTTACGTGGCAAATATGTTCTGGGCTTCTTTGAATACTGGAATAGCCGGGGCATGTCTGTTCTGGACCTTACACAAAAGACACCAAAGGGAGAGGTTCAGGTTTCCGGCGAACTTTCCTGCCATAGCGAGAATCAAGAACACTCATACAGCCGTCACCGTTGAGGACCTCCACGAAAGAGGCACAGCGCTCCTATCTCAGATAGGCTTTGAAAGGGGTGAGAATATAGAGGTACAAATTAGTTTCAAGGACAGGAAGCTTAATCTCAAAGGGGAGGTTCTGTATTCAAAGAAGATAGAGGAGTCAGGACTCTTTAAGCTTGGTGTCAGATTTAACAACATAACCCCAGAGGAGGAAAAGGTTATAAATCTCTTTAACTTCCGCTTTCTGCTTAAGAAGTATATGGAAAAACATGATAAGCCCTCAAACACTCCGATATCCCTCGTCGTCTCCTATCTAAAAGAGAAACGCCCCAAGAGAAGAACCAAGAGACTGGAAATCCATAGACCGGGTCTTGTGTTTGTGAACGGAGATTTTGTTCCCTATACAACGGAGGATATAAGTGAACAGGGATTAAGGATACTGACCTACAAACCTATAGAAAGCCGTTATATCTCACTAAAGGTCGTCAGTGAGGGCGAGGAAAGCCTCGTGAACGGAGAAATTCTCTGGTCAAAGGAGATAAATTTTTACGGCATAAAGGCATACAGATACGGAGTAGTTCTGGTGCAAAGACCAAGCTATGACTTTGGAGTACAGGATATGCAGGTAACAACCTGA
- a CDS encoding transporter, whose amino-acid sequence MKRVWGILFFTLFLTGFSFTQETANQKPEQALTQFERDYVLLKGGQFEFEENFTYTYYSANQIFLESFAILDPVFLTLGKFGIQTAKRNIFINTFMLRYGIRDNFQAEVSLPIVYRYDMVGVPTGTGQSTGDKHMERFGFGDVALGVSFQPVKETVSRPAVILNLGVKTKTGKSPFDIDPNNDVPTGTGYYSVRAGINLIKGVDPVVVFGGLGYIYNIKEKVNKTVKSDLNGDGDTEDEGETGFLKYVYPGDTINLSLGMAYAISYTFSLSTQFIQNYTLSTYIDNGTGKKRVQNSTLNSALFKFGAGMAVSPSVPVSFAVYIGLTEDAPDYMVELRIPIKF is encoded by the coding sequence ATGAAAAGAGTATGGGGAATATTGTTTTTTACCCTGTTTTTGACAGGGTTTTCCTTTACCCAGGAGACTGCAAACCAGAAGCCGGAACAGGCACTCACACAGTTTGAGAGAGACTACGTACTTTTAAAGGGTGGACAGTTTGAGTTTGAAGAAAACTTCACCTACACTTACTATTCGGCAAACCAGATTTTCCTGGAGAGCTTCGCCATACTTGACCCCGTTTTCCTTACGCTGGGGAAGTTTGGTATACAGACCGCTAAGAGGAACATCTTCATAAACACCTTCATGCTCAGATACGGGATAAGGGATAACTTCCAGGCTGAGGTCAGTTTGCCGATAGTTTACAGATATGACATGGTAGGTGTCCCAACAGGTACAGGGCAGTCAACGGGAGACAAACACATGGAGAGGTTCGGGTTTGGAGACGTAGCCCTTGGTGTGAGCTTTCAACCAGTGAAGGAAACCGTAAGCAGACCGGCGGTAATACTGAACCTCGGGGTAAAGACGAAGACCGGTAAAAGCCCCTTTGATATAGACCCGAATAACGACGTTCCAACGGGAACAGGTTATTACTCGGTCAGAGCAGGTATAAATCTCATAAAGGGCGTTGACCCAGTTGTGGTGTTCGGGGGGTTAGGATACATATACAACATTAAAGAGAAGGTGAACAAAACTGTTAAATCAGATCTAAACGGTGACGGTGATACCGAAGATGAAGGGGAAACCGGTTTCCTTAAGTACGTTTACCCAGGGGATACGATAAACCTAAGCCTTGGTATGGCTTATGCCATAAGCTACACCTTCTCCCTCTCAACCCAGTTTATACAGAACTACACCCTCTCAACATACATAGACAACGGTACGGGGAAAAAGAGGGTTCAGAACTCAACGCTAAACTCGGCTCTCTTCAAGTTTGGGGCAGGCATGGCTGTGTCACCTTCAGTTCCAGTAAGTTTTGCAGTTTACATAGGACTTACAGAGGATGCACCTGACTATATGGTTGAGCTAAGGATACCTATAAAGTTTTGA
- a CDS encoding C39 family peptidase, whose amino-acid sequence MDPKSGMYLPLGTYTGVATSVKVKVKTAQELKFTNVVRQKLDYSCGSATVATIFNYYLGVPVEEEKVTHRMFEIGDKEKIAQRKGFSLLDMKRFAESYRFKAYGIKTDIKGLVKLNKPAIVTVVIGNYKHFVVFRGVYKGRVFIADPAFGNTILTPEEFERIWYKNIALVIEPKEGKTDNKLAITEKDMQTVSAGYLRGELVHQMLPTYRYSTDF is encoded by the coding sequence ATGGACCCAAAGTCGGGTATGTACTTACCACTGGGAACATATACAGGTGTAGCCACTTCTGTGAAGGTGAAGGTAAAAACTGCGCAGGAGCTTAAGTTTACAAATGTTGTCAGACAAAAGCTTGACTACAGTTGCGGTTCTGCCACGGTTGCAACTATTTTCAACTACTACCTGGGAGTCCCCGTAGAAGAGGAGAAGGTTACCCACAGGATGTTTGAGATAGGGGACAAGGAGAAGATAGCTCAAAGGAAAGGTTTTTCACTGCTTGATATGAAAAGATTCGCAGAGAGCTATAGATTTAAGGCTTACGGCATAAAAACGGATATAAAGGGACTTGTAAAATTGAACAAGCCCGCGATTGTCACCGTTGTCATAGGGAACTACAAACACTTTGTCGTGTTCAGAGGTGTCTATAAGGGTAGGGTGTTCATAGCAGACCCAGCCTTCGGGAACACCATTCTCACACCAGAAGAATTTGAGAGAATCTGGTACAAAAACATAGCCCTTGTGATAGAGCCTAAAGAGGGGAAAACTGACAACAAACTCGCAATAACAGAAAAGGATATGCAGACGGTAAGCGCAGGTTATCTGAGAGGTGAGCTTGTTCATCAGATGCTTCCAACTTACAGATACAGCACAGACTTTTAA